A DNA window from Zingiber officinale cultivar Zhangliang chromosome 3A, Zo_v1.1, whole genome shotgun sequence contains the following coding sequences:
- the LOC122050795 gene encoding extensin-like has translation MESLERFAGIEPVNQGQTPHGTAGASDSQILTVPFLKLPTSTVFTVPPAVPPATDPTPPPTVPVVMNSTPPPAVLTTYPAPPPPVLVTAYMAPTPEVPVLSYLVPPPAIPLVAPAHIDLVVPPAVPAPAYATPPGVPSLTYPAVPLVVPVPVVLSVPTVIPTHPIDMIAARARIPTLAESVKS, from the coding sequence ATGGAGTCGCTAGAGAGGTTTGCTGGGATTGAGCCTGTCAATCAAGGACAGACCCCTCATggtactgcgggcgcgtcggacTCTCAGATCCTGACGGTTCCTTTTCTAAAGTTACCCACATCTACAGTATTCACTGTACCACCAGCGGTACCACCTGCGACAGACCCGACCCCTCCACCCACAGTGCCTGTTGTTATGAACTCGACACCTCCTCCAGCTGTGCTTACGACGTACCCtgcaccaccgccacctgtgcTTGTTACTGCATACATGGCACCCACACCAGAAGTACCAGTTCTTTCTTATCTGGTACCACCACCTGCTATACCTCTAGTCGCTCCTGCCCATATTGACCTTGTAGTGCCACCAGCGGTACCTGCTCCAGCTTATGCAACACCACCAGGGGTACCTTCCTTGACCTATCCAGCAGTACCACTTGTAGTACCAGTTCCAGTGGTTCTGTCAGTTCCAACGGTGATCCCTACTCACCCTATTGATATGATTGCGGCACGAGCCCGGATCCCAACCTTGGCAGAGTCGGTGAAAAGTTGA